A genomic region of Chitinimonas arctica contains the following coding sequences:
- a CDS encoding cupin-like domain-containing protein encodes MDEGKNGRSGPVGASTMQVDDEWRRWIAENLLLDSDPASILQAMLSQGIAEADACRELDAARRSPYLAGGDRLRARLKKRNWPLDIQRKLNRLDARMRQVPKRHRLDGQAFFDDFYVLNRPVVITGMLDDWPALSTWGVDYFRRRFADRQVEVQFGRSQDANYEINQPHLRRSMPFGEYLDLIAAGGQSNDFYMTANNSSSNRQALAELWQDIGGLPAYLDGQRDSGFLWFGPKGTRTPFHHDLTNNFMAQLAGRKRIKLVPAVELGQMYNDLHCYTPVDGGAIDYERFPRMRDAQILEVILEPGEILFLPVGCWHYVEGLDVSITMSFTNFRWDNDFASAYDSYHGV; translated from the coding sequence ATGGATGAAGGCAAAAACGGCCGGTCCGGCCCAGTCGGGGCCAGCACGATGCAAGTGGATGACGAATGGCGGCGCTGGATCGCCGAAAACCTATTGCTGGACAGCGATCCCGCCAGCATCTTGCAAGCCATGCTGAGCCAGGGCATTGCCGAAGCGGATGCGTGCCGGGAGCTGGATGCTGCCCGCCGCAGTCCATACCTGGCCGGCGGCGACCGCCTGCGGGCACGCTTGAAAAAGCGCAACTGGCCATTGGATATCCAGCGCAAGCTCAACCGCTTGGACGCGCGCATGCGCCAGGTGCCAAAGCGCCATCGGCTGGATGGCCAGGCGTTCTTCGACGATTTCTATGTTTTGAATCGACCGGTGGTCATTACCGGCATGTTGGACGATTGGCCGGCATTGTCGACATGGGGTGTGGATTATTTCCGCCGCCGTTTTGCCGACCGCCAGGTCGAGGTGCAATTCGGCCGCAGCCAGGACGCCAACTACGAGATCAACCAGCCCCACTTGCGTCGTAGCATGCCGTTCGGTGAGTACCTGGACCTGATTGCCGCCGGTGGCCAAAGCAACGATTTCTATATGACCGCCAACAATAGCTCCAGCAACCGGCAGGCATTGGCGGAGCTGTGGCAAGACATCGGCGGCTTGCCGGCCTATCTGGACGGCCAGCGCGACAGTGGCTTTCTCTGGTTCGGTCCCAAGGGTACCCGAACGCCGTTTCATCACGACCTGACCAATAATTTCATGGCGCAATTGGCCGGCCGCAAGCGGATCAAACTGGTACCGGCGGTAGAGTTGGGCCAGATGTATAACGATCTGCACTGCTATACGCCTGTGGATGGCGGCGCGATCGATTACGAGCGCTTTCCCCGCATGCGCGACGCGCAGATATTGGAAGTGATCCTGGAGCCCGGCGAAATCCTGTTCCTGCCGGTGGGGTGCTGGCATTACGTGGAGGGGCTGGATGTCAGCATCACCATGTCGTTCACCAATTTCCGTTGGGACAACGATTTCGCCAGTGCGTATGACAGCTACCACGGGGTGTAG
- a CDS encoding glycoside hydrolase family 19 protein — protein MRAFGLNLVTLGLASAGLLSLPSAMAAGCATPWSEGKVYPSSTAASYMGKNYKALQTHTAYVGANWNPAATPTLWALVEACSGTPTPTPTPTPTPTPTPTPTPTPTPTPTPTPTPTPTPTPTPTPTPTPTPTPTPTPTPTPVSCYVAWNSAATYTAGQRVTLGGRNFEAKWWTQGEIPSANTGNGKPWADVGACSKPTPTPTPTPTPTPTPTPTPTPTPTPTPTPTPTPTPTPTPTPTPTPTPTPSPAPYKPQISYVPAPAGYPSEAQFQAAEQALAGQIGADPQLLVRLRAALRILDDGQVNAVQPGRSANPDNVKRVERVLSQARFDQLFPVRHINYSYTNLLRGVAKFPAYCDNYQDGRNADAICRKLLATSFAHFTQETGANWPALTAATARGYADHNNPVLASLPQNEAIPAYRQALWFLRESGYNEGSTVGSYQDCFNGAGSSIFSIFYPCAQNAHGRHLDYFGRGSKQLSWNYNYGPFSKSLYGDVNVLLDAPGRVADSWLNFASAIWFAVYPQSPKPPMTWVVDGSWVPNAIDRANSMKPGFGATVFIINGGIECGAGGSDKPQVQNRIAAYREFARELGVTIAADEALGCADMKGFKSGSAAATKTYLDKNWSYNPNHPGGVSWACQLVDYQMPFTLANPGDYKQCVDYMFRGKVSWNGSVVIDNSK, from the coding sequence ATGCGGGCATTTGGCCTCAATCTCGTTACCCTGGGCCTGGCAAGCGCTGGCCTGCTGTCTCTCCCCTCTGCCATGGCTGCCGGTTGCGCTACGCCTTGGAGCGAGGGCAAGGTTTACCCCAGCAGTACGGCTGCGTCCTATATGGGCAAGAACTACAAGGCATTGCAAACGCATACGGCCTATGTAGGCGCCAACTGGAATCCGGCCGCTACGCCAACGCTGTGGGCCTTGGTGGAAGCCTGTAGCGGGACACCGACTCCCACGCCGACGCCGACGCCGACGCCGACGCCGACGCCGACGCCGACGCCGACACCGACACCGACACCGACACCGACACCGACACCGACACCGACTCCGACTCCGACTCCGACTCCGACTCCGACTCCGACTCCGACTCCGACTCCGACTCCGACTCCGACTCCGGTCAGTTGTTATGTCGCCTGGAATAGCGCGGCAACCTATACCGCCGGGCAGCGTGTCACCTTGGGCGGTCGCAATTTCGAAGCGAAATGGTGGACCCAAGGCGAGATCCCTTCCGCCAATACGGGGAATGGAAAGCCATGGGCCGATGTAGGCGCATGTAGCAAACCGACCCCCACGCCAACACCGACTCCAACACCGACTCCGACTCCGACTCCGACTCCGACTCCGACTCCGACTCCGACTCCGACTCCGACTCCGACTCCGACTCCAACGCCGACTCCAACGCCGACGCCAACGCCCACACCAACGCCGTCCCCAGCTCCGTACAAGCCGCAAATCAGCTATGTGCCCGCACCCGCCGGCTACCCCAGCGAGGCACAGTTCCAGGCGGCGGAACAGGCGCTCGCCGGGCAGATCGGTGCGGATCCGCAATTGCTGGTTCGGCTGCGTGCCGCCCTGCGGATATTGGACGACGGCCAGGTCAATGCAGTACAGCCTGGCCGAAGCGCCAATCCGGACAACGTCAAACGGGTCGAGCGGGTCTTGAGTCAGGCGCGTTTCGATCAGCTTTTCCCGGTCCGCCATATCAATTACAGCTACACCAATCTGCTGCGCGGCGTAGCCAAGTTCCCCGCCTATTGCGACAACTACCAGGATGGACGCAATGCCGACGCCATCTGCCGCAAGCTGCTGGCGACGTCCTTTGCCCATTTCACGCAGGAAACCGGGGCGAATTGGCCCGCCTTGACCGCCGCCACGGCGCGCGGCTATGCCGACCATAACAATCCGGTATTGGCCAGCCTGCCGCAGAACGAAGCCATTCCGGCCTATCGCCAGGCGCTCTGGTTCCTGCGCGAATCGGGTTACAACGAGGGTTCCACCGTCGGCAGTTATCAAGACTGCTTCAACGGCGCCGGTAGCTCGATATTCTCGATTTTCTATCCATGCGCGCAGAACGCGCACGGCCGCCATCTGGACTACTTCGGACGTGGTTCCAAGCAACTGTCCTGGAACTACAACTACGGTCCTTTCAGCAAGTCGCTGTACGGCGACGTGAATGTGCTGCTGGATGCGCCGGGCCGGGTGGCGGATAGCTGGCTCAACTTCGCTTCGGCGATCTGGTTCGCGGTCTACCCACAGTCACCTAAACCACCGATGACCTGGGTCGTGGACGGTAGCTGGGTGCCCAATGCCATCGACCGGGCCAACAGTATGAAACCGGGTTTTGGCGCGACGGTCTTCATCATCAATGGCGGCATCGAATGCGGCGCGGGTGGGAGCGACAAGCCCCAGGTACAGAACCGGATCGCGGCATACCGCGAATTCGCCCGCGAACTGGGTGTGACCATCGCCGCCGATGAGGCGCTGGGTTGCGCCGATATGAAGGGCTTCAAATCCGGTTCCGCCGCTGCCACCAAGACCTATCTGGACAAGAACTGGAGCTACAACCCGAACCATCCGGGCGGCGTCAGCTGGGCTTGCCAACTGGTGGACTACCAAATGCCGTTTACCCTGGCCAACCCTGGCGATTACAAGCAATGCGTCGACTATATGTTCCGCGGCAAGGTGAGCTGGAACGGCAGCGTGGTGATTGATAACAGCAAGTAG
- a CDS encoding chitinase C-terminal domain-containing protein, with translation MKMHRPAPRRFTLHAITIGLVSAGLLQTSAMAASCGTAWTEGRVYTRDALASYQSKNYRALQTHTAHVGANWNPAATPTLWTYLESCSATPTPTPTPTPTPTPTPTPTPTPTPTPTPTPTPTPTVCYVAWNSASAYSAGQRVTHGGRNYEAKWWTQNEIPTVNNGSGKPWADLGVCGTPTPTPTPTPTPTPTPTPTPTPTPTPTPTPTPTQNEACRPDGLVKGAALDVPYCLVYDKQGREKLANGNQRRLIGYFTSWRTGKNGLPAFLAKDIPWDKLTHINYAFAHIDGANRVSVNETVPGNEATGMEWPGVAGAEMDGSLSYKGHFNLLNKYKKQHPGVRTLISIGGWAETGGYFGADGKRVASGGFYSMSTHADGSINSAGINTFADSVVAFLRKYNFDGADLDYEYPTTMSKSGNPLDWSLSEPRIKGLQASYRELVKVLRQRLDQAAVADGRYYLLTIAAPSSGYLLRGMENYSALQHLDYVNVMSYDLHGAWNEFVGPNAALFDDGKDAELAKWGVYTTSQYGGIGYLNTDWSYHYFRGSLPAGRINVGVPYYTRGWKEVSGGNNGLWGTSPKSSRCGVGITECGTGATGIDNIWHDLDEQGREMGAGSNPLWHAKNLENGIAASYLGLYGLSAADLVGRYSRNYDATLVAPWLWNSQTRVFLSTEDEQSIGRKAQWIVDKGIGGAMFWELAGDFGYDGGKREYGMGQTMTTTLHNVFRKASAYGNKRANQAMPATAIDLQFSLVDFKLGDQNYPLNPKLRITNRTAATLPGGSQIQFQYAVAAPANMTDQSGAGLRVVASDHGGPNVGGLRGDFHTVQFKLPAWQSLPPGQSLDVVLNYYLPISGPSNYIVTVGDKTYASKQEYPTLPQGVLR, from the coding sequence ATGAAAATGCACCGCCCCGCGCCTCGGCGCTTCACCTTGCACGCGATCACCATCGGGTTGGTCAGTGCCGGCCTGTTGCAAACATCCGCCATGGCCGCCAGCTGCGGCACGGCCTGGACTGAAGGCCGGGTCTACACCCGTGACGCGCTGGCGTCCTACCAAAGCAAGAATTACCGTGCGCTGCAAACCCATACGGCCCATGTCGGCGCCAACTGGAACCCCGCTGCCACGCCGACGCTATGGACCTACCTCGAATCGTGCAGCGCTACGCCGACACCCACCCCCACCCCGACTCCGACTCCGACTCCGACTCCGACTCCGACTCCGACTCCGACACCGACACCGACACCGACACCGACACCGACACCCACGGTCTGCTATGTCGCCTGGAATAGCGCTAGTGCCTATTCCGCCGGGCAGCGTGTGACTCACGGCGGCCGTAACTACGAAGCCAAATGGTGGACGCAGAATGAGATTCCGACTGTAAACAACGGTAGCGGTAAGCCTTGGGCGGACCTGGGCGTGTGCGGTACTCCGACACCGACACCAACACCAACACCAACACCAACACCAACACCAACACCAACACCAACACCAACACCAACACCAACACCAACACCAACACCAACCCAGAACGAAGCATGCCGCCCCGACGGACTGGTGAAAGGTGCAGCGCTCGATGTTCCCTACTGCCTGGTCTACGACAAACAAGGCCGGGAAAAACTCGCCAATGGCAACCAGCGGCGCCTGATCGGCTACTTCACCAGCTGGCGTACCGGCAAGAACGGTCTACCGGCCTTTCTGGCCAAGGACATTCCTTGGGACAAGCTGACCCATATCAATTACGCCTTTGCCCATATCGATGGGGCGAACCGGGTATCGGTCAACGAAACCGTGCCGGGCAATGAGGCCACGGGCATGGAATGGCCGGGCGTGGCCGGTGCGGAAATGGACGGCAGCCTGTCTTACAAGGGTCATTTCAACCTGCTCAATAAATACAAGAAGCAGCATCCTGGCGTCAGGACGCTGATTTCCATCGGCGGTTGGGCGGAGACCGGCGGTTATTTCGGCGCGGACGGCAAGCGTGTGGCTTCCGGTGGTTTCTACAGCATGAGTACCCATGCCGACGGCAGTATCAATAGTGCGGGCATCAACACCTTTGCCGATTCCGTGGTCGCCTTCCTGCGCAAGTACAACTTCGATGGCGCGGATCTCGACTACGAATATCCCACCACCATGTCCAAGTCCGGCAATCCGCTCGACTGGAGCCTGTCCGAGCCGAGAATCAAGGGCTTGCAGGCTTCCTACCGCGAATTGGTCAAGGTTTTGCGGCAGCGCCTGGATCAGGCTGCGGTGGCGGATGGGCGCTATTACCTGCTGACCATCGCCGCGCCATCCTCGGGCTATCTGCTGCGCGGGATGGAGAATTATTCGGCCTTGCAGCATCTCGATTACGTCAATGTGATGAGCTACGACTTGCATGGCGCCTGGAACGAGTTCGTCGGGCCGAATGCCGCGCTGTTCGATGACGGCAAGGATGCGGAGTTGGCCAAGTGGGGCGTTTACACCACCAGCCAATACGGTGGTATCGGTTATCTGAATACCGATTGGTCCTATCACTACTTCCGCGGCTCGCTACCGGCCGGCCGGATCAATGTCGGCGTGCCGTATTACACCCGTGGCTGGAAAGAAGTCAGCGGCGGCAACAATGGGCTGTGGGGCACCTCGCCCAAGTCCAGCCGCTGCGGCGTCGGCATCACCGAATGTGGTACCGGCGCGACCGGTATCGACAATATCTGGCACGACCTCGACGAACAGGGACGGGAAATGGGTGCGGGTTCCAATCCACTCTGGCATGCCAAGAATCTGGAGAACGGCATCGCCGCCAGCTACCTGGGCCTGTATGGATTGTCGGCTGCCGACCTGGTGGGCCGCTACAGCCGCAACTACGACGCTACCCTGGTGGCGCCATGGCTGTGGAATAGCCAGACCAGGGTGTTTCTCTCCACCGAAGACGAGCAATCCATCGGCCGCAAGGCGCAATGGATCGTGGACAAGGGTATAGGCGGCGCGATGTTCTGGGAGTTGGCTGGTGACTTCGGCTACGACGGCGGCAAGCGCGAATACGGCATGGGCCAGACGATGACGACGACCTTGCACAATGTTTTCCGCAAGGCTTCCGCCTATGGCAATAAGCGGGCCAATCAGGCCATGCCGGCGACGGCGATCGACCTGCAGTTCAGCCTGGTGGATTTTAAACTGGGCGATCAGAACTACCCGCTCAATCCCAAGCTGCGCATCACCAACCGTACCGCTGCGACGCTGCCGGGTGGTAGCCAGATCCAGTTCCAATACGCGGTGGCCGCACCGGCCAATATGACCGACCAGTCGGGCGCGGGCTTGCGGGTGGTTGCTTCGGATCACGGCGGCCCGAATGTCGGCGGTTTGCGCGGCGACTTCCATACCGTGCAGTTCAAACTGCCCGCCTGGCAATCGCTACCGCCGGGGCAATCGCTGGATGTGGTGCTGAACTACTACCTGCCGATCAGCGGACCGTCCAACTATATCGTTACGGTGGGTGATAAGACCTACGCGAGCAAGCAGGAATACCCAACCTTGCCTCAGGGAGTGCTGCGCTAA
- a CDS encoding BON domain-containing protein, with amino-acid sequence MKPTPIFKNLLAMMLAGLALTACDRPSEPLDNTPPPPAPPLEPAPIIPPADPKLSAPAGDMPAPVGEAIDKAGAAVDDAALTTKVKAALAADAGLKSLKLDVDSMGGTVNISGTTASQESRDNIGKVVQGVEGVKTVNNKVTVKPG; translated from the coding sequence ATGAAGCCTACCCCCATATTTAAAAATCTACTGGCCATGATGCTGGCCGGACTTGCGCTGACCGCCTGTGACCGGCCCAGCGAACCGCTGGACAATACGCCGCCGCCTCCCGCCCCACCGCTGGAGCCGGCACCGATCATCCCGCCCGCCGATCCGAAGCTGTCCGCGCCGGCGGGCGACATGCCCGCGCCAGTCGGCGAAGCAATCGACAAGGCCGGTGCGGCGGTCGACGATGCCGCGCTGACCACCAAGGTCAAGGCGGCGCTGGCCGCCGATGCAGGCCTGAAATCCCTGAAGCTGGATGTGGATAGCATGGGCGGCACCGTCAATATCTCCGGTACCACCGCCAGCCAGGAGAGTCGCGACAATATCGGCAAGGTGGTGCAGGGTGTCGAAGGGGTCAAGACCGTGAATAACAAAGTGACGGTCAAGCCCGGTTGA
- a CDS encoding ferritin-like domain-containing protein, whose protein sequence is MFNTPHMTDVATLRSRAREHIERGAVTSGYQGNSEVVVRLLNDALATELICVLRYKHHHFMASGLNSESVALEFAEHAKEEMLHADALAKRIVQLGGVPDMTPDTLSQRSHAEYVVGGSLLEMIQENLVAERIAIDSYRETIAYLGSNDPTTRRMLEEILATEEEHADELAGMLGNLAPVARIRAVGRPV, encoded by the coding sequence ATGTTCAATACACCCCATATGACCGATGTAGCGACCCTCAGGTCGCGCGCGCGCGAACATATCGAACGCGGTGCCGTGACCTCGGGATATCAAGGAAACAGTGAGGTGGTGGTCCGGTTGCTGAATGATGCATTGGCTACCGAACTGATTTGCGTACTGCGCTACAAGCACCACCATTTCATGGCTTCCGGGCTCAATTCGGAAAGCGTGGCCCTTGAGTTCGCCGAGCATGCCAAGGAAGAGATGTTGCATGCCGACGCGCTGGCCAAGCGCATCGTGCAGTTGGGCGGTGTGCCCGATATGACGCCGGATACGCTCAGCCAGCGTAGCCATGCCGAATACGTGGTGGGCGGTTCTCTGCTCGAGATGATCCAGGAAAACCTGGTGGCGGAGCGCATCGCCATCGATAGCTACCGCGAGACCATTGCCTATCTGGGCAGCAACGATCCCACCACGCGCCGCATGCTGGAAGAAATCCTGGCGACGGAGGAAGAGCATGCCGATGAACTGGCCGGCATGCTGGGTAACTTGGCGCCAGTCGCCAGAATCCGGGCGGTTGGACGGCCCGTGTGA
- a CDS encoding AsmA family protein: MPEHAKGQLERKSSRRKRWLVAGVALISLTGAAIYLFEWNWFRPLIERQVGNATGRRFQMRGDLDVRLSRTPQIIAHDLVLANAGWSEHPEMATVKRLQVSVDLSSLWQGRVRLAHIEADEPVLLLERNRSGQGNWLFDAAKDDGDNLGIGRLVVRQGRLRWLDPATKTDLLAELDTSLQANAPMPVSADIGGRYQGLPTRVQLSGGALLSLRDRKQPYPLRGSGQIGATRFSADGTVTDPLLLSGLAVNFSLAGRSLAELFPILHLPLPATPDYQLKGRLEHAEQYWNLLDFQGKVGASDLGGDFKVNRAYRPQFILADLRSRHLDLRDLSGFIGARTEQGEKALPAGDKVLPQTPFNLDKLRAANVDLRFHGQRIVTEKWPFDDLQAHMLVRDSRIDFKPLVLGIAGGKLNTILHMDARQTPIVSHAQIRVQKLELKRLFPQLAMQKASFGVIGGRAKLSGKGNSIAAMLGSANGDMVLAMNGGAISKLLLRLANLDLANTLAVLLTGDKPVPINCMVADMAAKEGELTVRTMLLDTSKQLIVGHGNINMRTEQFDLKLVADQKDMSLAALRGPILITGPFKRPQIRPSLKQATGRAALAAVLGSVAGPLGLLPLLELGDAKNGNCAEVLRRAGK; encoded by the coding sequence ATGCCTGAACACGCTAAGGGCCAACTTGAGCGCAAGTCCTCCCGGCGCAAGAGATGGCTGGTGGCGGGCGTTGCGCTGATTTCACTGACCGGCGCCGCTATTTACCTGTTCGAATGGAATTGGTTCAGGCCCTTGATCGAACGCCAGGTCGGCAACGCCACCGGCCGGCGCTTCCAGATGCGTGGCGACCTGGATGTGCGTCTGTCCCGCACACCGCAAATCATCGCCCACGACTTGGTGCTGGCCAACGCCGGCTGGAGCGAGCACCCCGAGATGGCCACGGTGAAGCGCTTGCAGGTCAGCGTGGATCTATCCAGCTTGTGGCAGGGCCGAGTCAGGCTGGCGCATATCGAAGCCGATGAACCGGTACTGCTGCTGGAACGTAACCGGTCGGGCCAGGGCAACTGGCTGTTCGATGCGGCCAAGGATGATGGCGACAACTTGGGCATAGGCCGCCTGGTCGTGCGCCAAGGCCGGTTGCGCTGGCTCGACCCAGCCACCAAAACCGACCTGCTTGCCGAGCTGGACACCTCACTGCAAGCCAATGCCCCCATGCCGGTCAGCGCCGATATCGGCGGCCGTTACCAAGGTTTGCCGACCCGCGTCCAACTATCGGGCGGCGCCCTGCTCAGTTTGCGGGATCGCAAGCAGCCTTATCCCTTACGCGGCAGCGGCCAGATCGGCGCTACCCGTTTCAGTGCCGACGGCACCGTCACCGACCCCTTGCTGCTCAGCGGCCTGGCGGTCAACTTCAGCCTGGCCGGCCGCAGCCTGGCGGAACTGTTTCCCATCCTGCACCTGCCCCTGCCGGCCACCCCCGACTACCAGCTGAAAGGCCGCCTGGAACATGCCGAACAGTATTGGAATCTGCTGGACTTCCAGGGCAAGGTAGGCGCCAGCGATCTCGGCGGCGACTTCAAGGTCAACCGGGCCTACCGGCCGCAGTTCATCCTTGCCGACCTGCGTTCACGCCATCTGGACCTGCGCGACTTGTCCGGTTTTATCGGCGCCCGCACGGAGCAGGGCGAAAAAGCCTTGCCCGCCGGCGACAAGGTGCTGCCGCAAACGCCGTTCAACCTGGATAAATTGCGGGCGGCCAATGTGGACCTGCGCTTCCACGGCCAACGCATCGTCACTGAAAAATGGCCCTTCGACGATCTGCAGGCCCATATGCTGGTGCGCGATAGCCGTATCGATTTCAAACCGCTGGTCCTGGGGATTGCGGGCGGCAAGCTCAATACCATCCTGCATATGGATGCTCGCCAGACACCTATCGTCAGCCATGCCCAGATCCGTGTGCAGAAGTTGGAACTGAAACGGTTGTTCCCCCAACTGGCCATGCAGAAAGCCAGTTTCGGCGTGATCGGGGGCCGCGCCAAATTAAGCGGCAAGGGTAATTCCATCGCCGCCATGCTGGGCAGCGCCAACGGCGACATGGTGCTGGCCATGAATGGCGGCGCCATCAGCAAGCTCCTGCTGCGCCTGGCCAATCTGGATCTGGCCAATACCCTGGCGGTGCTGTTGACCGGCGATAAGCCTGTACCGATCAACTGCATGGTCGCCGATATGGCGGCCAAGGAAGGCGAATTGACTGTCCGCACCATGCTGCTCGATACCAGCAAGCAACTGATCGTGGGGCATGGCAATATCAATATGCGCACGGAACAGTTCGACCTGAAGCTGGTGGCCGACCAAAAGGATATGAGCCTGGCCGCATTGCGCGGCCCTATCTTGATCACGGGCCCATTTAAACGTCCGCAGATCCGGCCTTCCCTCAAACAGGCAACCGGACGTGCCGCGCTCGCCGCAGTGCTGGGTAGCGTGGCCGGGCCGCTGGGCCTGCTACCGCTGCTGGAATTGGGTGATGCCAAGAATGGCAACTGTGCCGAGGTATTGCGGCGGGCGGGGAAATAG